CACTGCTGAACTGTACTCGGGATGCCTGCAGGACCAGTCTATTTTGTTGGGGCCATGGTGAATCCACTTGTACGCTTTCCACTGTTTCTAAGTTTCGGGGCTGCAAAGACACGTGTCTGCAGTGGAACTCTGACTTTTTGAAGGAGGTAAGCACTTCATTACAGATAAGCTCAAAGTTCATTTGGACTAAATTTAGAAAAAAGGAAGATGACTAAATTTTGTGAAACTGAAACAGCTCAgtgatttttgttcttaggtgcTGAATAAATCTCAGTAAAATTTGCTCTCGTGTTTTGTATGCTCCCAAATTTTACATTTCaccaatacaaatatatttaaactttataaattttttttcaatggcCTTTGGCTAGCAGGAAAACttaattttccaagttttctacaaCAGCTTGGAATCTGGCTGAGCTAGAGGTTTGTTATTGATCTTCTATTTGCTTGATAaagcatttgcttcataatttccATTAAAagtttgatttcatttctttcatcccAAAGCTCATTACTCAGATTTTCACACCTGTGGATCCCAAACTTCTTCACACTAAAGGCCTATgttatttctcctttcctctcttcatGGCTTCTCAATCTTGGtagaatgaaaaatgttaaatggTGTCTATTTTTCATTCCCTAAACACAAAAGCTCTGGTCCAATACAGTAAGTTTCTGCATAACAGATCTGGGAAAGCTTTTGACATCCAAAGATTTACAAAGATTCGTAAGGAATTTAAAGGCAGTTGCATGTAACAGGATGGTGTAGAAACAAGGAAATCAGATTCAGCCCACTGATCCCCAAGAGGTCACTAGTTCTCTTCTCTCTGCAGATTAATCCTTTGTCAACTGCATCTTACCTACAGCCACTAGCATGGCAATGAATAACAGCGTGACTGAATtcattctgtttggattgatgCAGGATCCAAGAAAGCAGGAAGcaatatttggggtctttttgatTCTCTACCTCATGACACTGTTGGGGAACTTTCTCATTGTAGTGACCATTAAAACAAGCAGCACCCTTGAGAGCCCCGTGTACTTCTTCCTATCTTATCTGTCCTTTGCTGATGCCTGCTTCTCTACAACCACTGCCCCAAGACTGATTGCAGATGCCCTTTCTGAGAAGAAGACCATTTCCTATAATGAGTGCATGACTCAGGTCTTTGCAGCCCATTTCTTTGGCTGTATGGAGATATTTGTGCTCATCCTCATGGCCTTTGATCTCTACGTAGCCATTTGTAAGCCCTTGCGATATACAGCCATTATGAGCTGGCAAATCTGTGGTGTGTTGGTGATTCTGGCCTGGTTAGGATCTTGCATCCACTCTTCAGCACAGGTATTCTTGGCATTGAGATTGCCCTTCTGTGGCCCCAATGTGATTGACCACTATTTCTGTGACTTGCAGCCCTTGTTGAAACTTGCCTGCATGGACACTTATGTGATAAATTTTCTAGTTGTTACTAATAGTGGAGTCATATGCATGGTGAGTTTCATAATCCTGCTTATCTCTTATGTTGTCATTTTGTACTCCCTGAGAAAATACAGTGCAGAAGGAAGACGAAAAGCCCTTTCCACATGCACTTCCCACTTTATTGTGGTTGTCATATTTTTTGGTCCatgtatattcatatacacaCGCCCACTAACCACATTTCCAATAGAGAAGATGCTTGCTGAGTTTTATACAATTGGGACACCCTTGCTCAACCCTCTGATCTATGCACTGAGGAATGcagaagtgaaaaatgccatgagaAAGTTATGGTGTAGCAAAGTATGACTTGAGTCGATAAATGATACAGGGGGATTCTAATATGTACTTCCTTAACAGCTTAGTTTTGTCTCATGGACAGGAAGGACAAAAGATTTTTCTTAGAAAACATTCAATTAAGAAATCTGTGGAGACATTTATATGCCTTATTCTGAGAGGATTGAATTTGAATATGATTACTTAAATCCCATAGCATAATGAATGGCCAATGATGACTCTTACTTGAATTCTGTCAACACCTGGCCATATTCATATGATAAATTTAGTTTCATGCACAAGTTTTCCTTCAGAAAGAAATGTACTCCCTAATGACAGAATGattttccctgtgtgtgtgcatgggtgcaCCAATTCTTTTTCTAGATTTCATTCTAGTGGTTATGAATGTGGTTGTAAGAGCTAATCCATGTGGAACTGGACACTTACAGACCCAGGTTGCTGTCTTGACAAcctaaaaatcagagaagatgcTCTCAGAAAGTGCTTCTCTTGTAAATACTAGTATTTCACTGGGTCAATGTGAGGTATATACACTGATAGACCCCCAAGCTCCAATACAATCTGCAGGTATCAGCTGAAGACCTAAAGTGTCACTGGAAAACGTCTCAAAATTCTGTGAGTGGTGAATGAGGCAGGAGTGTTATATTCGGTTCTGACAGGCAATATCAGCTTGGCAGCTGCTCGTGGGGTCTTTCACGTTGCTCTTCccaaaggagagggaaggggcagTAAGAGAGCTTGGCAGGAGGGATCACAGGAGACGGTCAAGGATGAAAGGGAGGATAGAGAACATGCATGacggagagagaagaaagggggaaggaaAGTGGTAACTTCAaccaggtgggaggggaggggtgttatttcttttatattttgagaaTCATGTTGGAATATGTGAAcaattttaggaaaagaaatgaggTTTCAGGATATCCTTATGTCACCGAACTAGTGTGGCCTAGATTCCCTGTCTGTCATGGTTATTTGAGGACACATTTTTTCATTGTCATTATTACCAATAGTATCTCAAAATTCAGAGTTTCTGGGAGAACACTGGATTAAAAAGTCAGCCCTAGTGCTTCTCAACTTTGCTCTTTTAGTTTTATAtgagaatatttcaaaatatgtattttcatttttaaagataacctaatatttatgtataatatttatcccccacctccaccacatAATCCCTTAGTCAAGTACTATTATGCTATTTCAGTACCTGAGTTTATAGTTCCCATCAAATTAGCAACAAGAAGTATTGTGTAAAGTGATATAGGctgttgaaaaaaaatacaacaaacttTACAAGTATGTGAAGCATTTCTGTCAACTAAAGGCAAAATGTTTTCATGTCACACCAAAGACTCCTAGTAATTCCTATTAGTAAGCACTGGtagaataaatatttaacttCCAAAGAGGACATATGTCAGAGCTCTCAGTACCATATTAACAAGTGGCAATTCACAGTGGAAATGAATACTCTCGTTTCCTAATTTTATGTCTTACAGTTATGCTTTGTACCTAATTTAATGTCTTTACAGTTTCTGTCTGGTCCTGTTAAGATTATATTAAAGTGTAATTGATTCTCAAGTATAGACATAATAAAATAAGACATGATAAATTTtaagacataataaaaataaaattctaatttttgtcttttttgctacttgtgagaaaatgaaaactcaggGATCGTCTTCTCATTATTAGACAATATAGAGTCCAGATTCCCTTAGATGTTCAACAAGGGCTCTATTAGAGAAGGTGGAACAATAATCAGGAACAGAAAGGTCTTACTTGACCTGGTAATTTAACAAGCTTACTATCTCTGGGCCTGGCAGATATTGAAagctttttatttccctttcttctggGGACTTTTGTAGACTCACTAGTTCTAGTATCCCTGATGTACAAAGAAAATGTCTATTCCTTCTGTAGCCTTCCAAGTGACCCTCATTGGCTGGCCCCTGGAAGACCTGCCATATACTGCAACCTTCTTCAATCCATGGAAATATCCATACATCTCTACTCTAAAGAATACTATTAATGTAAAAACACTATTTTAATGCAGGATGAGGTCAACCAGTCACCTTTGCCTGACTCTACCAGTTAGTCAGCCAGTTTCTCTTCCTGCCTAGGCTTTTCTTGTCTCAGTCCCTTGGGCCCATCTATATGGAGGGTCACATGCTATGTTCTCAGAATAGCACTCTGACATCCCCAGTGGCTATCTCTTCTTATATACCTTGTAAGAACTTCAGCTGATTGTTTGAGGTATTGAATCTGAGTTCCTTAACACAATATGGCTGCCAGTATGTATTTCTCTATCACCATTTTCTATAGCTTTCTGACTtacaatatgtattttataaatcataaatttCTTGAGATGAATGATAACGACAGCTATCATTATTGAATCCTGTATCTGTTAGCTATTGCTGTGCAGATAACTGCAACTTaatgtcatgaaatatttttttcttttatctatacATCAGCTGGATTGTACTTCTATTCTCAGCTGAGCTCATTTATACACCTGGGGTTAGCTGCAGGCTAGGTAGGTGGCTCTATGATTTTGGCTGAGATCTTTCAAATGTTTTGGATTCAGCAAACTCCAGTCTGATCTAATGTGATCTTGACTGGGACAGTGGTGCCCTCTTTCTGGTGACTTGTTTCCCAGCATGCTATCTGGGTTTCTTCCAATGGTGGAGGTTTATTAGAGAGCAGATGGGAATGCACAAAGCCTCCTGAGGCCTCAGGTCAGGACTAGCATTGTTTATGTCTACCACATTCTATCAGCTAAGCGAGTCACAGGGACTGCCCAGAGTCAGACACAAAGTTACAAGAAAAATGGTGTCCATACATGGAGGCAAATAATTGTCTGAAGTGGAATAAATCTACCCCAGAGGTTTACTCTGGGCCTGAtacttttcaaagtattttgtatagtttatatatttaatCCTTAGCAGTGTATATAACATAGTACTTCATGCTCTATGTTTTTGTTCATGCTGGACCCATTGCCTAGAATGCCCTGTACTTTGGCTAACTTGGAAACATCTTAGTCATCTTTTCAGACTCAGCTTCAATGTCATCTCATCCAAAAAGCTTTTTGTTGACCCAATGTCTCAGCCAAAGGCCCTTTACCTACACTCCCTTAGTACTTAAAAATTCCTTTGTCCTTATATGCATATTACATTGGATTTAATTAATTTGTGTATCTCTTCCATTGATTTTACAAGTCTTGTCCCCAGGGAATTGGCATAGAGGAATTCATAAGCCTAAAGCCAGACTGGTTTGGAACTAGGTTTAGCAAATGCTATCTTGAGGAggttacttaatctctttgtATGTCAGGTGGCTCAGGTGCAAAACAGGAGCACAGTAGTGGTAAATCTATAGATTTGTGGTAAACGTTAAATAaggtaacatttataaaatacttagaaaagtgCCTATAATATGATAAGTGCACAATAGATTATCAGTcagtattaaaatttatatttgcatCATTGTAATACAAATTGTCAATGAtgtttaaataaactgaaaattttaaaactctgagagactataaaaatgttaaaaagcagGATCATCTTTATATAACAACCAAGGTGATGTTCTGAAAATATACTTAGAGTAATTAGTTGAAAGAGTTCAAACTTTGGAATGAGAAGGATATGTATTTGGCACTTCATGGACAAGTTATACTAAAGACTAAGTAATTCACAGAAAATGTTTCATTTGCTCCACtgcatttcccagcttccttctTAATTACCTTAGAATTTATCTATCTGGCCTCTATAGATGTGATGCCAGGAttcttgttcacggagtcaaAGAAAGAACTGTGCAAACACTCAAGgcaggagagcaagtgagagacttttatttggagataaagcAAGAGGCcagacagagcttctggctcaggccaggaagggacaagagagtccctgggTGGTgcttgtctaggggttttataggcagttgagggacaaagggctagggatgtacacctgctaagtggtcccaaaatgtttatctttgaagagacattaagtttcttattagtcttcctggttatttacaggaattttactgctctgatttcctcc
This portion of the Manis javanica isolate MJ-LG chromosome 6, MJ_LKY, whole genome shotgun sequence genome encodes:
- the LOC140850185 gene encoding olfactory receptor 4C11-like, with protein sequence MAMNNSVTEFILFGLMQDPRKQEAIFGVFLILYLMTLLGNFLIVVTIKTSSTLESPVYFFLSYLSFADACFSTTTAPRLIADALSEKKTISYNECMTQVFAAHFFGCMEIFVLILMAFDLYVAICKPLRYTAIMSWQICGVLVILAWLGSCIHSSAQVFLALRLPFCGPNVIDHYFCDLQPLLKLACMDTYVINFLVVTNSGVICMVSFIILLISYVVILYSLRKYSAEGRRKALSTCTSHFIVVVIFFGPCIFIYTRPLTTFPIEKMLAEFYTIGTPLLNPLIYALRNAEVKNAMRKLWCSKV